The Nicotiana sylvestris chromosome 6, ASM39365v2, whole genome shotgun sequence genomic sequence ACTTCACCGGAGCACCTCATCAAAATGCATACAAGCACTTAAAATATGTCTGAGGACGCTTTGAAATTAAGGTTATTTCCTTTCTCACTAGGAGGAAAAGCCTTGGATTGGTTGGAGCGCTTATCAAACCATTCTATAcatacttgggatgagttagtagagaagtttattgccaaattcttctcatTTGGGCTCACAGCTAGTTTGAGGGATGAAATCTTGGCATTCAAGCAAGAACTGAATGAGCTACTACACGAAAATTGGGAACTCTATAGAACCATGGTTAAGGAATGTCCTAAAAATGATATGATCGAGAACATGTTGCAACAAACCTTCTATCGTGGGATTAAAACAACCAATTAATAtgtagtgaaccaacttgccggtGGAAACTTCATGACCACGCCTTACCCGGAGGCTTGTGCCATGCTTGATAAGATGGTAGAGACATCTTATCTTGGCACTCccgagcaaatgtgcctcaagggGATCCGAATATAATTCTTAAACAAGGAGTTGCAAGATCATGGTTAAGCCATTGCCGAGTTGACCACCACTATGAATCAACTTGCAAAAGTGCAACTTCAATAAACTCAAGCAACTCGGCAAGTACATGTCGTAGAAGGTGTTCATGTCTTGGGTTCTAAGAAAAAGATGAAGGGTAATCAACGTCAACCAGAGATGTATTCACAAGATGATGGACGTTACACTCAAGATGATTCTTTTCAAGAGCAAAATAAGGAAGTTCAATTTGTGAGCAACTATAAAAATCAACGAGGTAACTTTCAAGGATCTATCCAAGGACAATGGAGGCCGATTAATAACCAAGGAAATTGGGACAATAACAATCAAGTAAATTGggagaacaacaatcaaggaaaccAAGGTTGGAGTGGCGGTAATCAAGGTAATCGAGGTGGTGGATCTTcccaacaatatcaataaatatcCCACCAACCTCCTCTATACAACAACCTAGGTGACTCTTCAAGTGAAAACTAGCTTTTAGGAATGATGGAAAGAATGATCAAGAATCAATAGCAGTCTGAAAAAGAGAGGCGAGAAATGAATCAAGTGGTGGTTGCTCATACCACTTCAATCAAGCAAATTTAGACTCAATTGGGTCAAATATCTTCTCAATTGAAAGTGAGACCACAATGATCATTGCCTAGTAATACAATTCATCCAAAAAGAGATGAGGGAATAAAATGTGGGTTTGCCATTTCCACGAGGCAGAGCAAAATTCTATAGAAGAGATCCATTGTAGTAGAGGATGATGATAATGAAGAGGAGTTGCCTCTCAAATATACTTTTTCTAAGGTCAAGAGTCCCAAAGTTCTTAAGTTTTCTATTCCCAAGGTTGATGATCCTCCTAAAATGTATGAAGTTCCTAATCAAGATGTACCTCTTTTGGTCAATGAGACACCCGAGGTGATTGAAGTTCCCAAGTAGAGGTGCCAATAGTAAGTCCAATTGTTGTTGAAAAGGTCCACCAAGTACCAAGAATTTATCAAAATTCAAAAGAGGTCcctcaaaaggagaaagaacCAATCAATAATGAAAGCAAGGAAGTACCTAGAGTGTACAAGAAATTACCGAGACCGCCTCCTCCATTTTCATATTGATTTGCAAAGCAACAACAATAAGGTCAAATACAAAAGTTCTATTATATTTTGAATAAAATTACCATCAATGTTCCTTTTTTAGAAGCTCTTGAAAAGATGTTgagttatgcaaaattcatgaaggacttgatCACTAAGAAGAAGAATGATAATTTTGAGACCATCAAGGTCACAAACCGGGGTTAAAAAGATGGAAAACCCGGGGGCTTATACTATACCTTGTGCTATTGGGTTGACAAGCTTCACAAAAGCTttgtgtgatttgggggctagtatcaatttgatgtcaTATGTCATATTCAAAAGGTTAGGTTTGGGGGCTCCTAAACCTATCACAATAAAGTTGTTAATGGCGGATCGAATGTTGAAGAAACCATTGGGTGTCATCGATGATGTCATTGTCAAAATGGATCATTTCTATTTCCCCGCTGAATTTTTAATATTGGATTGTGAAGTGGATGTAGAAATTTCAATCATCCTTGGCAGGTCTTTCTTGGCTACCGGGCGAGCTATTTGTGATGTTGAAGTGGGAGAGCTTAAATTTAGATTGAAGGATGAAGAGGCAATTTTTAATATACAAAAGTCAATAAAACAACCACATGACTATGGTGTGATGTACGTAGTTGATGTGGTGGACGATGTGGTAGACGATGACATGGAAGATATTTACATTGAATAAGCTCTACAAGCGGTGGTCTTTATTTCGAACAATGAGGCCATGGAAGGTCACAATAAATCCATGATGACTAAGGGCGATTCATATTCTTACAAGCCCAAGAAGTTGTCCCTTCACTTGGATAATCGAGTTATTACTCCAACCAAACCTTCTACCATCAAGCCATTAAAGTTCAAGTCAAATTGGGTTGATCCACCAAACTTAAGAGTGTCTCAACTCAATGCAATGGATGAATTTCAGTTTCAGGTATATGAGAGTGATTTTTTGTATAAGTAAAGAATGAAATTCCTCCATGGCAAGAAGATCAACAAAAGGGAATTTCACCCTGAGCTCTTGGTTATTCTCCACAATTCAAGCTTTAAGTTGTTCCCAAATAAGTTGAATCAAAATGGTCGGGGCCATTCAAGATTATGCATGTTTACTCTTTTGGTGTCGTGGATTAAGAATCTAGGGATGGACTTAGAATCTTCAAAGTGCATGGGCATAGAATCCGACAttatttgggccaattttgtcaCACCTCAAACCTGAaaaggcgtggctggcacccggtgccatactcAGCTCGAATGTAACACTCTGCAACTGTGAACTctagaggggtaaccctcaacttaggctgataaggccatattctgaatcatctgaaaataTCGTCTCTCTCATTTGAGGGGTAAATATACCCaaaagctcatatatatatatatatatatatatatatatatatatataactgtgcaggCTGACTAGATTGacatgaacatctactgatatacaaactatacaggacttgtctacaagcctctagagatagcTGAAGTGTATCATGGTCGGGTAGGGCCTCGACCTACCATCAAACATGTATacataaaatggactccaaggtataGACCTGCCAACTCCAAGGAAggggagcttaccaaccaagctgatgtttgactctatTTGCTATGAGGGTCTGTCCAACTGTCAATCAGGACCTGCAAGCATGAAATGTAGCGTTTCCGGCAAATGTGACGTCAGTaagaaataatgtaccgagtatgtaaagaaacaaaataactgaaagctgaaacttaactgataatataataactgaaagtaactaggagtcaaagataatctgaagatatgcttacctactgataTTGACTCAACCCTctcaatataataagtaaaatagttTTCCATCCTAATAAGGCTTGGTATGTGTtactgctctaccgtagtaggctcgctcataggcactatgccatactaggctctgtatctcggccattctggGCT encodes the following:
- the LOC104215292 gene encoding uncharacterized protein; this encodes MADRMLKKPLGVIDDVIVKMDHFYFPAEFLILDCEVDVEISIILGRSFLATGRAICDVEVGELKFRLKDEEAIFNIQKSIKQPHDYGVMYVVDVVDDVVDDDMEDIYIE